The following is a genomic window from Nodosilinea sp. PGN35.
TCATGCCCCAGTGTGGGTTCTCTAACAATGTCGTGCAGATTCTCAACGTTTTGGGAGTCCCTTTTGAGACCGTTGACGTACTGGCCGACCCAGATATTCGCCAGGGCATTAAAGAGTACTCCAACTGGCCCACCATTCCCCAGGTGTATATCAACGGTGAGTTTGTCGGCGGTTCCGACATTCTCATTGAGCTATACCAGAACGGCAAACTCCAGGAGATGGTTGAGATTGCCCTGGCATCCTAGTACCCTAGGGCATAAGTCAGCCAACCATTCCTGACACCCGACACCTGACACCTTCAGCAACGGTGGCCATATTTCTGCCAGGCAGTACTAGGTACTCCGAGCCGGGGCATTGGGGGCTCTGCCGGGGAAATGCTGGTGAAAAATCCTGGGCGAGCGATTTCGCTCAGCCTTGAGCAAAAAGAGCTGAGCGAAGTCGCAGACCGGCTGGGTTGGCAATCATCCTCAAGCGGCCTCAAGCGGCCTCAAGCGGTATAGGCGGCTCCTAGACCGAGCGATCGCAGCCCTCGGCGGTAGGTAATTGAGGTTTTGTCAGCCCCAATGTGCGATTCTGCTGACATATCTAGCGGTAAATCCTCGGGATACTGCGCTTCCACCACCTGCTTATCTTCCTCAAACACCTGGTAGTTAAACTCGTACACTGGCTCTAGGGGTTGGTCTTTGTCAAAATTGCGGCAAATGGGCACAAAGACTCGGGTTTTGCGGGCTGAGATGGGGCTCGCTGCATTGAGAATGCACAGCCGCCCTTCC
Proteins encoded in this region:
- the grxD gene encoding Grx4 family monothiol glutaredoxin translates to MDSATKARLDQLVQDNTIMVFMKGNKLMPQCGFSNNVVQILNVLGVPFETVDVLADPDIRQGIKEYSNWPTIPQVYINGEFVGGSDILIELYQNGKLQEMVEIALAS